Proteins from a genomic interval of Lycium ferocissimum isolate CSIRO_LF1 chromosome 2, AGI_CSIRO_Lferr_CH_V1, whole genome shotgun sequence:
- the LOC132037632 gene encoding LOW QUALITY PROTEIN: uncharacterized protein At5g39865 (The sequence of the model RefSeq protein was modified relative to this genomic sequence to represent the inferred CDS: deleted 2 bases in 2 codons; substituted 2 bases at 2 genomic stop codons) — protein MACTNSKPKICQKCKSHYSPVHRSYSMSKHIPIDKEECSFHLVSLTSSTLGSLRLDQLNQSVKDDQLLFKNGDSDEGKFSKKIFEMGLIEAKTWSQMINEKIPKVIPKTPITIPPGKPESVNVWELTEDLKDAKPPNHLPRFSFHLFANPYDQLTPRLTEHKLVQHGKDKLVFYFTSLRGVRKTYEDCCHIRMILKRLGVNVKIDERDVSMHAMFKEELKELIGXEYSGGVLMRRVFLGRKYIGGVDEISXMHEDGQLEKVVESCERVKDGVCESCGDIRLVPCETCYGSCKIYYEADYDEEDECGFQRCPDCNENGLTRCPICCD, from the exons ATGGCTTGTACAAATTCGAAGCCAAAGATATGCCAAAAATGCAAGTCACACTATTCTCCAGTGCATCGAAGCTACTCGATGAGTAAACATATTCCTATTGATAAAGAAGAGTGTAGCTTCCATCTAGTCTCTctcacttcctcaacattagGATCTCTGAGACTTGATCAACTAAACCAAAGTGTCAAAGATGATCAATTATTGTTCAAAAATGGTGACAGTGATGAAGGGAAGTTTAGTAAAAAAATA TTTGAAATGGGGTTGATTGAGGCAAAGACATGGTCTCAAATGATCAATGAGAAAATCCCCAAAGTGATTCCTAAAACACCAATTACAATTCCTCCTGGTAAGCCAGAGAGTGTCAATGTTTGGGAATTAACAGAAGATCTCAAAGATGCTAAACCTCCCAATCATCTCCCTAGATTTTCTTTCCATCTCTTCGCCAATCCTTATGATCAACTTACTCCCCGACTAACAGAGCATAAATTGGTCCAACATGGTAAAGACAAGCTGGTCTTTTACTTCACAAGCCTGAGAGGGGTGAGAAAAACGTACGAGGATTGTTGTCATATTCGGATGATTTTGAAGAGACTAGGTGTTAAC GTTAAGATCGACGAAAGAGATGTATCAATGCATGCAATGTTCAAGgaggaattgaaagagttaataGGGTAAGAATACAGTGGTGGGGTTTTGATGCGAAGGGTATTTCTAGGGAGAAAATACATTGGTGGGGTTGATGAAATAAGCTGAATGCATGAAGATGGACAGCTTGAAAAGGTAGTAGAAAGCTGTGAAAGGGTAAAAGATGGAGTTTGTGAGAGCTGTGGAGATATTAGATTGGTACCATGTGAGACATGCTATGGGAGTTGTAAAATATATTATGAAGCAGActatgatgaagaagatgagtgTGGCTTCCAACGATGCCCAGATTGCAATGAGAATGGCCTTACACGATGCCCGATTTGTTGTGATTAA
- the LOC132037641 gene encoding binding partner of ACD11 1 isoform X2 yields MYLGHHTAEVTNLSPEATEKDVYEFFYHCGEIEQVEIIRLSEHASVAYVTFKDTYALEIAVLLSGSTILDQCVRISCLEVPLDEANPWNSYIHKMENGSSSALNHTNQFVSTPGEAVTVAQQVVVTMIVKGYQLSKDALTKAKAFDESHQLSSTAAAKVADLSKRVGLTDKIQSGMETVKCVDEKYHLSEVTKSAASYTGKTAVAAATAVVNSSYFSKGALWVSDVLNRAAKVVADLGNNGVKKETVPMEMDQIGK; encoded by the exons ATGTATTTGGGTCATCACACAGCAGAAGTCACTAATCTTTCTCCGGAAGCTACAGAGAAAGATGTCTATGAATTTTTTTATCACTGTGGTGAAATTGAGCAAGTAGAGATCATCAG ATTGAGTGAACATGCTTCTGTAGCCTATGTTACATTCAAGGATACTTATGCACTGGAAATTGCTGTGTTACTCAGT GGATCCACTATATTAGATCAATGTGTTCGTATCTCTTGCTTGGAAGTTCCACTAGATGAAGCCAATCCTTggaatagctatatacataagATGGAGAATGGAAGCAGCTCTGCG CTCAACCATACAAATCAGTTTGTGTCAACTCCTGGAGAAGCTGTGACCGTGGCACAGCAGGTAGTTGTAACCATGATAGTGAAGGGATATCAACTAAGTAAGGATGCGCTGACCAAAGCCAAAGCTTTTGATGAGTCTCATCAGCTCTCATCTACTGCAGCAGCAAAGGTGGCAGATCTCAGCAAGAGAGTTGGGCTTACTGATAAAATTCAGTCTGGCATGGAGACTGTTAAATGTGTGGACGAGAAGTACCATCTTTCTGAGGTTACTAAGTCCGCTGCATCTTATACAGGGAAAACAGCCGTAGCTGCTGCGACTGCTGTTGTTAACAGTAGTTACTTCTCCAAGGGAGCTCTTTGGGTTTCAGATGTTCTGAATCGGGCTGCCAAGGTCGTTGCTGACTTGGGTAATAATGGGGTAAAAAAAGAAACAGTTCCTATGGAAATGGACCAAATTGGTAAATAA
- the LOC132037641 gene encoding binding partner of ACD11 1 isoform X1 yields MYLGHHTAEVTNLSPEATEKDVYEFFYHCGEIEQVEIIRLSEHASVAYVTFKDTYALEIAVLLSGSTILDQCVRISCLEVPLDEANPWNSYIHKMENGSSSAQLNHTNQFVSTPGEAVTVAQQVVVTMIVKGYQLSKDALTKAKAFDESHQLSSTAAAKVADLSKRVGLTDKIQSGMETVKCVDEKYHLSEVTKSAASYTGKTAVAAATAVVNSSYFSKGALWVSDVLNRAAKVVADLGNNGVKKETVPMEMDQIGK; encoded by the exons ATGTATTTGGGTCATCACACAGCAGAAGTCACTAATCTTTCTCCGGAAGCTACAGAGAAAGATGTCTATGAATTTTTTTATCACTGTGGTGAAATTGAGCAAGTAGAGATCATCAG ATTGAGTGAACATGCTTCTGTAGCCTATGTTACATTCAAGGATACTTATGCACTGGAAATTGCTGTGTTACTCAGT GGATCCACTATATTAGATCAATGTGTTCGTATCTCTTGCTTGGAAGTTCCACTAGATGAAGCCAATCCTTggaatagctatatacataagATGGAGAATGGAAGCAGCTCTGCG CAGCTCAACCATACAAATCAGTTTGTGTCAACTCCTGGAGAAGCTGTGACCGTGGCACAGCAGGTAGTTGTAACCATGATAGTGAAGGGATATCAACTAAGTAAGGATGCGCTGACCAAAGCCAAAGCTTTTGATGAGTCTCATCAGCTCTCATCTACTGCAGCAGCAAAGGTGGCAGATCTCAGCAAGAGAGTTGGGCTTACTGATAAAATTCAGTCTGGCATGGAGACTGTTAAATGTGTGGACGAGAAGTACCATCTTTCTGAGGTTACTAAGTCCGCTGCATCTTATACAGGGAAAACAGCCGTAGCTGCTGCGACTGCTGTTGTTAACAGTAGTTACTTCTCCAAGGGAGCTCTTTGGGTTTCAGATGTTCTGAATCGGGCTGCCAAGGTCGTTGCTGACTTGGGTAATAATGGGGTAAAAAAAGAAACAGTTCCTATGGAAATGGACCAAATTGGTAAATAA